In Thermococcus gorgonarius, the genomic window GCGAGTTTGGCAATGGTCGTCGTTTTCCCGGAGCCGTTGAAGCCCACAAAGGCTATAACGTAAGGCTTTTCTTCCTTTTTTCTTATCTCCTCAACGAGGTCTATTCTTCTCGGGGGTGTTAGAACCTCCAGTACAGCCTCTTTCACGGCCTCTTCAATGATTTTCCCTTTGTCCGATCCGATTCTAACCTTTTTGCCAACGAGCTTTTCCGTTATCTTTTCTCTGAGCTCATCAACCACCTCAAGGGCAACGTCTGCCTCAAGAAGCTCGAGCTCCAGCTCGTCTATTGCATCATCTACGTCTTTTTCCTTTATCTCCACCTGGAGAAGCCTGTCCAGAAGGCCGGCCTTTTCTTCTTTCTTTTCCTCTTCTTTGGAGATAACGGTCTTCTCCTCTTCTTCGATTTTCTCCTCTACCTGTTTTGTGAACTTTTTGAGCTTCTCCCTGAGCTTTCCGAACATGCTCACCACCACCAAAGCAAACCTCGCCGGCTATATATCGTTATCGGCCTCAGCGATAGCTGGTGTCCTCACCCTTCGGACCCGAAGCCACTCATCATCGGCTTCCACGACGTATGAACTCCTTTGATTCAACTATTCTGCCATTTTTAAGGCAGTAGAGCTTTATCACTTCGGTATCGACCGTTTCTCTCCGGTAGGCGAGGAGGTAGTCTATGAAGTTCCGTATTCCGTATCTGACTATTGAATCCCCAACGTACTTGGTTTCGTACAGCAGGACCAGCTTGTCCCTGTTTTCAGCAAGCCACCCGTAAAGGACTTCCCGCTCGGACTTGGATTTTGAGAGGGGGTTAAGTATGAGGTATGCATCAAACCCAGGGTTTTCTAGGGGGTTTCCGATGAAGACCTCCCCGTCCACCACGAAGGGAAGTCCCTCCGCTAGAACCTTAAATCCCATCCTCACCCATTCGTTGATGAATATCCTGGCTATCCTCTTCGGCCCGCCACTCATGAGAATTCTACCGGACTTTACGTTTATTAGGTCGCTCAGTTTCATTTCAACCGGGTGTACTTCACCGGCAGGTTAAAAAGGATTTGGTAAGTTTGATGAATGTTGTTGAAGAAAGAAAAGAGAGATCTCATTCCACCGCAACATCTTTCTCCCCCTCGTTTTCCACCTCGTGGATCCTTCCGCCCTTCATGACCTCCCTGAGAGCCAAAATCAGCAGGGCCAAAAGCAGGAAGATGGCCGCTGAGGTTCCGAAGAGGACCTCGTAGGCCTTTGTGGTCGGGATTTTAATCTTGACCCATGGCGGAGCCCCTGGCGGATGGAAGAGGATGTAGTATGTGCTCATGATGGTGCCGGCGATGGCTGGCCCCCACGTGGAGCCGAAGTTTCTGAAGAGGCTGTTCGCTCCAGTTGCTACTCCCATGGCCCTTGGAGGGACCGAAAAGACCAGCACGTTGATGAGGGAGATGTTAATCAGCGTTATGCCCGTTCCAACGAGCGTTATTAGTCCAATAAACGCCCAGAGGTGGTCGGGCGGAAGCTGGGGGACATACTTCGACAGAATTCCCAGCCCGATGCTTGCTGTTAAGGCCCCGGTCAGGGCGACTGGCTTTGCGCCGACCTTTGGCATAAGCTTTCCTGCTATCGGGGCAACGATGAGCATAACGAGGGCCATTGGCGTCATTAGGAGACCGCTCTGGAGTATCGTCTTGCCGAAACCGTAGGGCTTAGGCATCTGGAAGATGTATGTGTTCGCCTGGCTCATCATGGAGATGCCAAAGGCCGCGAACATTATCCCGATGTTGACTATCGCGGGGTTTCTTGCGGAGATTATTTCAATTGGTATCAGCGGGTTCTCGACTCTCTTCTCCCAGAGGACGAGAATGATGGCGCTGACTACGGCCACACTGAAGAGGACGAGCGTCTCTCTGGCCGTCCATCCCACGTTAGGTGCCCTCGTAACGCCGACGAGCGCCGGGACGACGGCGACGGTGAGAAGAACTGCTCCAATCCAGTCAACCTTTCCCGGGTTGATGTAGCGGCTCTCGCGGAGAACCTTCCATGCGAGGAAGAACATGAGCACCGCGAAGGGTGCCGCCGAGTGGTAGGTCCAGCGCCAGCCCCAGTTCTGGGTTACCCAAGCTCCAAGCGGTAGGGCTATGACCATACCCACCGCAAACATCGCGCTTATCATTCCCTGGACCTGCGGGACCATTTTGGGCGGGAACTCCTCCCTAACCAGGGAGAAGGCGAGCGGGAAGATGGCCATGCCAAATCCCTGTATTCCCCTCGTCACAAGGAGCCACTGGAAGCTCGGGGCGAAGCCGTTGAGGATGACGCCGAGCGTGTAGAATCCCAACGCAACCAGGAACATCTTCTTCTTGCCGTACATGTCGCCGAGCTTTCCAAATAGGGCGACGCTGACCGTTCCAACGAGGAGATAAATTGTGAGAACCCAGCTCACGTCATTGGGGTTTATGGCAAACTCCTTCTGGATCGTCGGGAGTGCCGGCGTGAGCATCGCTTCCGTGTACATGACGAGGAGCGGGAGGATGACCACCACGAGCATGGCCTTTTTTGCGTAGGCCAGGTCATATTCTGCGTTCTTCATGACGTTCATCTTTATCACCGACATATCGAACGATAGGTTGGTTTATAAGCTTAGCGGTTAGGGTTATAAACTCACCAATAAAGCTCACACCATGCACCCCCTCCTCAGGAAGGCCATTAAAGAGCGCTTCGGAAGGCTCAACAGGCTCCAGCAGGATGCTTTTAAGGAGGTTAGCTCGGGAAAGAGCGTTCTGATAATAGCCCCCACCGGTTCCGGCAAAACGGAGGCCGCTGTCCTTCCGGTGTTCAACGAAATCCTTGAGAACGGTCTTAAGCCGATTTCCGCCCTCTACATTGCCCCGCTCAAGGCTTTGAACAGGGATTTGCTTGACAGGCTCGAGTGGTGGGGGAGAAAGCTCGGGATAAGCGTCGAGGTGAGGCACGGCGACACTTCAACCTACAGGAAGGCAAAACAGACGAAGAACCCACCTCAGATGCTCATCATAACCCCCGAAACCCTCGGCGTCATCCTGACGGTTAAATCACTTAGGAAGCACCTTGAAAATGTTAAGTTCGTCATTGTGGATGAGATAGCCGAGCTGGTGGACAACAAGCGCGGGGCGCAGCTCCTTTTAAACCTTGAACGTTTGGCGGAGATTGCGGAGTTCAAAAGGATAGGAATGACCGCTACGGTCGGCAACGAAGAGGAA contains:
- a CDS encoding MFS transporter, with amino-acid sequence MNVMKNAEYDLAYAKKAMLVVVILPLLVMYTEAMLTPALPTIQKEFAINPNDVSWVLTIYLLVGTVSVALFGKLGDMYGKKKMFLVALGFYTLGVILNGFAPSFQWLLVTRGIQGFGMAIFPLAFSLVREEFPPKMVPQVQGMISAMFAVGMVIALPLGAWVTQNWGWRWTYHSAAPFAVLMFFLAWKVLRESRYINPGKVDWIGAVLLTVAVVPALVGVTRAPNVGWTARETLVLFSVAVVSAIILVLWEKRVENPLIPIEIISARNPAIVNIGIMFAAFGISMMSQANTYIFQMPKPYGFGKTILQSGLLMTPMALVMLIVAPIAGKLMPKVGAKPVALTGALTASIGLGILSKYVPQLPPDHLWAFIGLITLVGTGITLINISLINVLVFSVPPRAMGVATGANSLFRNFGSTWGPAIAGTIMSTYYILFHPPGAPPWVKIKIPTTKAYEVLFGTSAAIFLLLALLILALREVMKGGRIHEVENEGEKDVAVE